One window of Saprospiraceae bacterium genomic DNA carries:
- the ggt gene encoding gamma-glutamyltransferase yields MCFLTIAFAWFFSMNLSISHAQTYGQKGMVVSSNVIASEIGIEILKKGGNAVDASIATAFALQVTHPTAGNIGGGGFLVFMNAVGMVTTIDFREKAPLTASPNMFLDNKGQLIHESNHESMLAVGVPGTVAGLYLAHQKYGTLAWKELVQPAVNLAQKGFIMPWGLYLDALELIASEPSNDYMKNYFNNAHGKMTRPGETWKQPALAKTLALIRDKGQDGFYKGYVAEEIEQFMKKNGGIITKKDLEKYTPIERPPIKGSFKNYEVYSMGPPSSGGVALIEMLNLMELSNFDSIPFNSTAYVHLIAEVMRRAFADRAAYLGDPDFNPDMPLEKLCSKEFAKKRFSSINSNKASVSDPSKFGHPYDGSNTTHFSVVDKDGNAVSLTYTLEYAYGLRRGSEKLGFIFNNEMGDFNALPGATNQNGQIGSPANLIAPEKRMLSSMTPTIVTKNGKVYLIIGSPGGRTIINTVFQTVLNVLAYKMPIDQAIEAMKIHHQWLPDLILYEKNLMSPDTKTALEALGHRLFPVDNLGSLMGILYDEKFKVYVGAADSSSPDGGAVGY; encoded by the coding sequence ATGTGTTTTTTAACCATTGCGTTCGCATGGTTCTTTTCAATGAATCTATCAATAAGCCATGCACAGACTTATGGTCAAAAGGGAATGGTGGTGTCTTCTAATGTAATCGCCTCAGAAATTGGTATCGAAATATTAAAAAAAGGAGGCAATGCCGTAGACGCCAGCATAGCCACAGCCTTTGCATTGCAAGTTACACATCCAACAGCAGGAAATATTGGGGGTGGTGGTTTTTTGGTTTTCATGAATGCCGTAGGAATGGTTACTACCATTGACTTTCGTGAAAAAGCGCCTCTTACCGCAAGTCCAAACATGTTTTTAGACAACAAAGGCCAATTGATTCATGAAAGCAATCATGAAAGCATGTTGGCCGTTGGTGTGCCTGGAACCGTTGCCGGTTTGTATTTAGCACATCAAAAATATGGGACCCTTGCCTGGAAGGAGTTAGTACAACCTGCAGTGAATTTAGCTCAAAAGGGATTTATCATGCCCTGGGGTCTCTATTTAGATGCCCTTGAACTAATTGCTTCAGAACCATCAAATGATTATATGAAAAACTATTTTAACAATGCGCATGGAAAAATGACCCGACCAGGTGAAACCTGGAAGCAACCAGCTCTTGCAAAAACATTGGCATTGATTCGAGACAAGGGTCAGGATGGTTTTTACAAAGGATATGTTGCAGAAGAAATCGAACAATTCATGAAAAAAAATGGCGGCATAATAACAAAAAAAGATTTAGAAAAATACACTCCAATCGAACGGCCGCCAATCAAAGGAAGCTTTAAAAACTATGAAGTATATTCAATGGGTCCTCCCAGTTCAGGTGGAGTTGCACTTATAGAAATGTTGAACCTCATGGAGCTATCGAATTTCGACTCCATTCCCTTTAACTCAACGGCCTACGTTCACTTGATTGCTGAAGTAATGCGCCGGGCTTTTGCAGATCGTGCAGCTTATTTAGGGGATCCAGATTTTAATCCGGATATGCCCTTGGAAAAATTGTGCTCTAAAGAATTTGCTAAAAAGCGCTTTTCTTCAATCAATTCAAATAAAGCTTCTGTAAGTGATCCATCAAAATTTGGCCACCCCTATGATGGCTCCAATACGACTCATTTTTCAGTCGTTGACAAAGATGGCAATGCAGTTTCATTGACTTACACCTTAGAATACGCTTATGGATTGAGAAGGGGTTCCGAAAAATTAGGTTTTATATTCAACAATGAAATGGGCGATTTTAATGCCCTGCCTGGTGCAACAAACCAAAATGGTCAAATTGGATCCCCCGCAAATCTGATTGCTCCTGAAAAACGAATGCTATCGAGTATGACACCAACGATCGTCACAAAAAACGGTAAAGTGTATTTAATCATTGGTTCGCCGGGAGGAAGAACCATCATCAATACGGTCTTTCAAACTGTTTTAAATGTGCTTGCCTACAAGATGCCAATTGATCAAGCCATTGAAGCAATGAAAATTCATCATCAATGGTTGCCTGATCTCATTCTTTATGAAAAGAATCTGATGTCTCCCGATACAAAAACTGCATTGGAGGCTTTAGGACATAGACTTTTTCCAGTGGATAATTTGGGTTCACTCATGGGCATCTTATATGATGAAAAATTTAAAGTGTATGTTGGCGCCGCCGATTCCTCCAGTCCGGATGGTGGAGCAGTAGGATATTAA
- the vanZ gene encoding VanZ family protein yields the protein MFSRKPKYYFILAWSLVGAIIILSLLPGNDLPTLNWWDHIQVDKIGHILFYGATAWCFKKYKLEQADPSRISFIYIALILMGIALEYFQEIMQLGRHFDVFDVVANSFGVGLVAFIKRP from the coding sequence ATGTTTTCCAGGAAGCCAAAGTATTATTTTATTTTGGCCTGGTCGCTTGTAGGAGCCATTATAATTTTATCCTTATTGCCTGGAAATGATCTGCCAACGCTCAATTGGTGGGATCACATTCAAGTAGACAAAATTGGGCATATTTTATTTTATGGAGCTACTGCCTGGTGTTTTAAAAAATATAAACTAGAACAAGCCGACCCATCCAGGATTTCATTTATTTACATCGCTCTAATTTTAATGGGCATTGCACTAGAATACTTTCAGGAAATTATGCAATTAGGAAGACATTTTGATGTTTTTGATGTGGTGGCCAATAGTTTTGGTGTAGGCTTAGTTGCTTTCATAAAAAGACCTTAA
- the gcvH gene encoding glycine cleavage system protein GcvH, giving the protein MNFPDNLKYTKEHEWLLLEGNQATIGITEFAQSELGDIVYVEVESVGDEVSKDDIFGTVEAVKTTSDLFMPVSGKVIEFNPELDEKDGNDPTLINSDPYGKGWIIKIELSNTEELDQLLDAASYRSLIGK; this is encoded by the coding sequence ATGAATTTTCCAGACAATCTGAAATATACCAAAGAACACGAGTGGCTATTGCTCGAAGGCAATCAAGCTACCATTGGAATTACTGAATTTGCTCAATCCGAATTGGGTGATATTGTTTATGTTGAAGTAGAATCTGTCGGCGATGAAGTTTCAAAGGACGATATATTCGGAACTGTGGAAGCAGTAAAAACAACCTCTGACCTATTTATGCCAGTATCCGGTAAAGTCATTGAATTTAACCCGGAACTTGATGAAAAAGATGGAAATGATCCGACTTTGATTAATTCTGATCCATATGGTAAAGGCTGGATTATTAAAATTGAACTCAGCAATACAGAAGAATTGGATCAATTGCTGGATGCGGCATCCTACCGCAGCCTAATCGGTAAGTAA
- a CDS encoding undecaprenyl-diphosphate phosphatase — protein MNLLDALILSIVEGITEFLPISSTGHMILTAHLLGLENSEFLKTFEISIQLGAILAIAVMYIQRFFNGIEIYKKLFVAFIPTATIGFLMYKIIKAYLFNSWVVSFSLILGGLLLIIWDKKLKEAKSTVVELESISYKNAFYIGFIQCISIIPGVSRAGASIIGGIFNGLDRNQATEFSFLLAVPTMLAATTYDLLKTPLHFSSEQFTLLSVGLIGAFVSAWITVRFLIRYLKHHGFGVFGWYRIALGLVFLILLSCSVI, from the coding sequence ATGAATTTATTGGACGCCTTGATACTTTCAATTGTAGAGGGAATAACAGAGTTTCTTCCAATATCCTCTACCGGGCACATGATCCTAACTGCTCATCTTTTGGGCCTTGAAAATTCAGAATTTCTTAAAACATTTGAAATTTCAATTCAATTGGGTGCTATTCTGGCAATTGCTGTCATGTACATCCAACGGTTTTTTAATGGAATAGAAATTTATAAGAAGTTGTTCGTTGCATTCATTCCAACTGCAACCATTGGTTTTTTAATGTATAAAATTATTAAAGCCTATTTGTTTAATTCCTGGGTAGTCTCCTTTAGTTTGATTCTTGGCGGATTGTTATTAATCATCTGGGATAAAAAATTGAAAGAAGCTAAATCTACTGTGGTTGAATTAGAATCCATTTCTTATAAAAATGCATTTTACATTGGCTTTATTCAATGTATCTCAATTATACCGGGTGTTTCCAGGGCTGGCGCCAGCATTATAGGTGGAATTTTCAATGGCTTGGATCGAAATCAAGCCACCGAATTTTCATTTTTATTAGCAGTTCCAACCATGTTGGCTGCAACTACATACGATTTATTAAAAACTCCTTTACATTTTAGCAGTGAGCAATTCACTTTGTTAAGTGTTGGATTAATAGGTGCATTTGTCTCTGCCTGGATCACGGTTCGCTTTTTAATCAGGTATTTGAAACATCATGGCTTTGGGGTGTTTGGTTGGTATCGAATTGCCCTCGGACTGGTGTTTTTGATTTTACTTTCTTGTTCGGTGATTTAA
- a CDS encoding methylmalonyl-CoA mutase family protein: MVTEVAVYQPKHKIRILTAASLFDGHDAAINIMRRIMQSSGVEIIHLGHNRSALEIVDAAIQEDVQGIAITSYQGGHNEFFKYIFDLLKERNCGHIKLFGGGGGTILPSEIADLHHYGINRIYSPDDGRHMGLQGMINDLISQCDFATGSSLNGEVKEIANHDFRAVARMISAVENFPDQAATILKTMHQANPHKKIPVLGITGTGGAGKSSLVDELVRRFILDFSDKRIAILSVDPSKRKTGGALLGDRIRMNAIHPEFHGGRVYMRSLATRQSNLALSPYIKNALLILKAADFDLILLETSGIGQSDTEIVDFSDVSMYVMTPEYGAATQLEKIDMLDFADIVAINKFDKRGAQDAIRDVRKQFQRNHKAFDKATDAMPVYGTIASQFNDPGTNLLYQKLIELISTKTQISLKSNLNLATGESEKIFIIPPGRTRYLSEISDNNRQYDEWVNQQAQIAHEWQALKTSASLIEDSTLQNAIKKSEEQIQLKLDGESRIILENWDELKKAYASDEFIYKVRNKAIHVPTYTKSLSHTRIPRVVLPKYKDWGDILKWNLQENVPGTFPYTAGVYPFKRQEEDPTRMFAGEGGPERTNRRFHYVSLDMPANRLSTAFDSVTLYGEDPDYRPDIYGKVGNSGVSVCSLDDAKKLYSGFDLCNPKTSVSMTINGPAATICAFFMNVAIDQQCEKYIHEHNLVSKVEAALKAKYDDQNIPRPKYQGELPPGNNGLGLLLLGITGDEILEPAVYEELKTKALQSVRGTVQADILKEDQAQNTCIFSTEFSLKLMGDVQEYFITRGVRNFYSVSISGYHIAEAGANPISQLAFTLSNGFTFVEYYLSRGMHIDDFAPNLSFFFSNGVDPEYAVIGRVARRIWAKAMKIKYKANERSQMLKYHIQTSGRSLHAQEISFNDIRTTLQALYAIYDNCNSLHTNAYDEAITTPTEESVRRAMAIQLIINNELGLAKNENPLQGSFIIEELTDLVEEAVLSEFDKISERGGVLGAMETMYQRSKIQEESLYYETLKHTGEYPIIGVNTFLSKDGSPTVLPREVIRATEDEKNDQIHSLENLKDAHKESGVMRIKNLQLAALHNKNMFAELMEAVKSCSLGQITTALYAVGGKYRRNM, translated from the coding sequence ATGGTCACAGAAGTTGCTGTATATCAGCCAAAACATAAAATACGCATCCTGACGGCAGCTTCCCTGTTTGACGGGCACGACGCAGCCATTAATATCATGCGTCGGATCATGCAGAGCAGTGGGGTAGAAATTATTCACCTGGGTCATAACCGATCTGCCCTGGAGATTGTAGATGCAGCGATTCAAGAAGACGTACAAGGCATTGCTATAACGTCCTATCAAGGTGGACACAACGAGTTTTTTAAATACATTTTTGACTTGTTAAAAGAGCGTAACTGCGGTCATATCAAGCTATTTGGTGGAGGAGGTGGCACCATTTTACCTTCTGAAATTGCGGATTTACATCATTACGGCATTAACCGGATTTACAGTCCGGATGATGGCCGTCACATGGGTTTACAGGGCATGATCAATGATTTAATATCTCAATGTGATTTTGCTACCGGCAGCTCTCTAAATGGGGAAGTCAAAGAAATTGCCAATCATGATTTCCGTGCCGTGGCTCGAATGATTTCTGCAGTAGAGAATTTTCCAGATCAAGCTGCCACGATTCTTAAAACCATGCATCAAGCAAATCCACATAAAAAAATACCTGTTTTAGGAATCACAGGAACTGGGGGAGCCGGGAAATCCAGTTTAGTTGACGAACTGGTCCGGCGATTTATCTTAGATTTTAGTGATAAGCGGATCGCAATTTTGTCAGTTGATCCCTCCAAACGAAAAACAGGCGGCGCACTCCTTGGGGATCGCATCCGAATGAATGCCATTCACCCTGAATTTCATGGAGGAAGGGTGTATATGCGCAGTCTGGCAACCCGTCAGAGTAATCTGGCACTATCTCCTTATATAAAAAATGCATTACTCATTTTAAAAGCTGCTGATTTTGATTTGATTTTGCTAGAGACTTCCGGTATTGGTCAAAGTGATACGGAAATTGTAGATTTTAGCGATGTTTCGATGTATGTCATGACTCCGGAATACGGGGCAGCCACCCAATTAGAAAAAATTGACATGCTGGATTTTGCCGACATTGTGGCTATCAATAAATTTGATAAACGCGGTGCTCAGGATGCCATTCGCGATGTGCGCAAGCAATTTCAACGCAATCACAAAGCATTTGATAAAGCAACCGATGCCATGCCGGTTTATGGCACAATTGCATCCCAGTTTAATGATCCTGGAACCAATCTCCTCTATCAAAAATTAATCGAGCTCATAAGTACTAAAACTCAGATATCGCTAAAGTCCAATCTAAATTTAGCTACAGGAGAATCAGAAAAAATATTCATCATTCCACCTGGAAGAACCCGCTACCTCAGTGAAATTTCAGACAACAATCGTCAATATGATGAATGGGTTAACCAACAAGCACAAATCGCACATGAATGGCAAGCGTTAAAAACCAGTGCCAGTCTTATTGAAGATAGCACCTTACAAAATGCCATTAAAAAATCTGAAGAACAAATTCAGTTAAAACTTGACGGTGAGTCAAGAATCATATTAGAAAATTGGGACGAATTAAAAAAGGCATATGCATCAGATGAATTCATTTATAAAGTTCGAAACAAAGCCATACATGTTCCTACCTATACAAAATCGCTTTCTCATACCCGAATTCCACGAGTTGTTTTACCAAAATACAAGGATTGGGGTGATATCTTAAAATGGAATTTACAGGAAAATGTACCGGGCACGTTTCCATATACTGCAGGCGTTTATCCATTTAAACGCCAAGAAGAAGATCCGACACGTATGTTTGCCGGTGAAGGAGGACCGGAACGCACCAATCGCAGATTTCATTATGTAAGTTTGGATATGCCGGCCAATCGCTTAAGTACAGCATTTGACTCCGTTACGCTATATGGAGAAGATCCGGATTATCGTCCGGATATTTATGGAAAAGTTGGAAACAGCGGGGTAAGTGTTTGCAGTTTGGATGACGCAAAAAAATTATACAGCGGTTTTGATTTGTGCAATCCAAAAACTTCAGTCAGCATGACAATCAATGGTCCTGCTGCAACCATTTGTGCATTTTTTATGAATGTAGCCATTGATCAACAATGTGAAAAATACATTCATGAACATAATCTGGTTTCAAAAGTAGAAGCTGCATTAAAAGCTAAATACGATGATCAAAACATCCCAAGGCCAAAATATCAAGGAGAATTGCCACCCGGAAATAATGGATTGGGATTATTGCTTTTGGGTATTACAGGCGATGAAATTCTGGAACCAGCAGTTTATGAAGAATTAAAAACCAAGGCTTTGCAATCTGTACGCGGAACCGTACAGGCCGATATTCTAAAAGAAGATCAAGCACAAAATACCTGCATCTTCAGTACAGAGTTCTCATTAAAATTAATGGGCGATGTTCAAGAGTATTTTATCACACGGGGCGTTCGAAATTTTTATTCGGTTTCCATTAGCGGATATCACATTGCTGAAGCCGGAGCCAATCCAATTTCACAATTAGCATTTACCCTTTCAAATGGATTTACATTTGTGGAATACTATTTATCAAGAGGAATGCACATTGATGATTTTGCACCCAATCTTTCATTCTTCTTTTCAAACGGAGTTGATCCGGAATATGCAGTGATTGGTCGAGTTGCCCGACGCATATGGGCAAAGGCTATGAAGATCAAATACAAAGCAAACGAACGAAGTCAAATGTTAAAATATCACATCCAAACTTCCGGTCGTTCATTGCATGCTCAGGAAATTTCTTTTAATGATATTCGGACGACCTTGCAAGCATTGTATGCAATTTACGACAACTGCAATTCCTTACATACCAATGCCTATGATGAAGCCATAACAACTCCTACAGAAGAATCTGTAAGACGCGCCATGGCCATTCAATTAATTATCAATAATGAATTGGGTTTGGCAAAAAACGAAAATCCATTACAAGGTTCCTTTATTATTGAGGAACTAACAGACTTGGTAGAAGAAGCGGTTCTTTCTGAATTTGATAAAATAAGCGAACGAGGAGGCGTATTGGGTGCTATGGAAACGATGTACCAGCGTAGTAAAATACAAGAAGAAAGTCTTTATTATGAAACGCTCAAACATACGGGCGAATATCCCATCATAGGAGTCAATACCTTTTTATCCAAAGATGGTTCTCCAACCGTTTTACCAAGAGAAGTGATTCGGGCAACTGAAGATGAAAAAAATGATCAGATTCATTCGCTGGAAAACTTGAAAGATGCGCATAAAGAATCCGGTGTAATGAGAATTAAAAACTTACAATTGGCAGCATTACACAATAAAAATATGTTTGCCGAATTGATGGAAGCCGTAAAATCATGCTCTCTGGGACAAATTACCACCGCACTGTATGCCGTTGGAGGTAAATACCGGAGAAATATGTAA
- a CDS encoding TonB-dependent receptor — protein sequence MIRVMLMAWLWLCLDSYESTAKPLYTIIGKITGIDKQSIPYAWVGLYAVKDSSLIKVTACDEQGVFNLEFETLNPEAYYIKVSMTFYENYYSNAFSFINSTEPIDLGSIQMYERNQSMNEITVTASKPFIERKSDRYVMNVESSITAAGSSAFELLEKAPGVTLNYLDALSMKGKSGVQVLIDGKPIVLSGSELANYLKALPSNMLDRIEIISNPPAKYEAAGNAGIIDIRLKKNQAFGTNGSVNANYGQGVYSKSGIGLNLNHRNKRFNWFGNSNYSYRKGLNKLILYREFFENGQRTGAYDQYNYLVFPFHFASLRMGTDYTLPNNKTTLGFIINSSLNRFKPHGQNNSIVENEQSLPESSFSTSNQSKDVWPSYSFNINGKHVMDSSGMELSFDLDYAQFKNTTEQNFLTKYFDLNQHVLKPDYYLYGDLKGNLDIKSIKIDLSKKISNNRQFESGLKSSVVSADNNLAFFDKSNAQPVYDSSKSNHFLYKEQIHAAYLNYKQDWTHLSLQAGLRSEFTKANGNQLVNNFTFEKNYVNLFPSVFLNYKFTPNYDMGINLSRRLDRPNYQQLNPFKFFLDPSTYREGNPFLNPQYSWIFEWNHTLNKNYAFSISYTQTLDNITEVIGPVEGLDRVTVQTHENLTQFENLSVSANGTIDILKNWSSVINVSSWIGKYTGTFANTLLQDGNLVVNLSCNNTIKLSKNWNSEINFSYQSPEVYGFMKVYSMWGLSVGIQKQFLNKKLNAKLSVSDLFWTNLPEADINYRDYYEHFDVKRETRVASLSLSYRFGSLKLGNAPRKAGGVEEEKRRASNGQG from the coding sequence ATGATACGCGTCATGCTTATGGCTTGGCTTTGGCTTTGCCTTGACTCTTATGAATCCACTGCGAAACCTTTGTATACCATTATTGGAAAAATTACCGGAATCGATAAACAGTCTATTCCATATGCATGGGTCGGATTATATGCTGTAAAAGACAGTAGTTTGATAAAGGTAACAGCCTGTGATGAACAAGGAGTCTTTAATCTGGAATTTGAAACCTTAAATCCCGAAGCATATTATATCAAAGTATCTATGACCTTTTATGAAAATTATTATTCCAACGCCTTTTCCTTTATCAATTCAACTGAACCCATTGACTTAGGATCAATACAAATGTATGAACGAAATCAATCCATGAACGAAATTACAGTGACAGCAAGCAAACCCTTTATAGAACGCAAATCAGATCGCTATGTCATGAATGTTGAAAGCAGCATCACGGCTGCAGGAAGCAGTGCGTTTGAATTATTGGAAAAAGCACCGGGTGTGACCCTCAATTATTTGGATGCTCTTTCTATGAAAGGAAAATCCGGTGTTCAGGTATTGATCGATGGAAAACCAATTGTATTGTCTGGTAGCGAACTTGCCAATTATTTAAAAGCACTCCCTTCAAATATGCTGGATCGAATTGAAATCATTAGCAATCCTCCTGCGAAATATGAAGCTGCCGGCAATGCAGGTATTATTGATATTCGCTTAAAAAAGAATCAGGCTTTTGGAACCAATGGATCTGTTAATGCAAATTATGGGCAAGGTGTTTACTCAAAATCTGGAATTGGATTAAATCTCAACCATCGAAACAAACGATTCAATTGGTTTGGAAATTCGAATTACAGTTATCGAAAAGGATTAAATAAACTCATATTGTATCGTGAATTCTTTGAAAACGGACAGCGGACTGGTGCGTATGATCAATATAATTACCTCGTCTTTCCATTTCACTTTGCTTCGCTTCGAATGGGAACAGATTATACATTGCCCAACAACAAAACGACTCTTGGTTTTATCATAAACAGTTCATTAAATCGTTTCAAACCACATGGACAAAACAATTCCATTGTTGAAAATGAACAATCTTTACCAGAATCCAGCTTTTCGACCAGCAACCAAAGTAAAGATGTTTGGCCATCTTATTCATTTAATATCAATGGAAAACATGTTATGGATAGTTCCGGAATGGAATTGAGTTTTGATTTAGATTATGCACAATTTAAAAACACCACCGAACAAAATTTTCTAACCAAATATTTTGATTTAAATCAACACGTTTTGAAGCCTGACTATTACCTATATGGTGATTTGAAAGGTAATTTAGATATTAAATCCATAAAAATTGATTTGAGTAAAAAAATTTCCAACAACAGGCAATTCGAAAGTGGACTGAAATCAAGTGTCGTTTCTGCAGACAACAACCTGGCTTTCTTTGACAAAAGCAATGCTCAACCCGTTTATGACAGCAGTAAAAGCAATCACTTTTTATATAAAGAACAAATTCATGCGGCATATTTGAATTATAAACAAGACTGGACCCACTTGAGTTTGCAAGCTGGATTACGCAGCGAATTCACCAAAGCAAATGGAAATCAACTTGTCAATAATTTTACTTTCGAAAAAAATTATGTCAATTTATTTCCTTCGGTTTTCCTAAATTATAAGTTCACACCCAATTATGACATGGGTATCAATTTAAGCCGGAGACTGGATCGGCCGAATTATCAACAATTAAATCCATTTAAATTCTTCCTGGATCCCAGTACCTATCGGGAAGGAAATCCATTCCTCAATCCTCAATACAGTTGGATTTTTGAATGGAATCACACCCTCAATAAAAATTACGCTTTCTCAATTTCCTATACACAAACGCTTGATAACATTACAGAAGTTATCGGACCTGTGGAAGGCTTGGATCGTGTTACAGTCCAAACTCATGAAAATCTGACACAATTTGAAAACCTTTCTGTTAGCGCAAATGGTACGATTGACATTTTAAAGAATTGGAGCAGTGTGATCAATGTGAGCAGCTGGATAGGAAAGTATACTGGAACCTTTGCAAATACCCTTCTTCAAGACGGAAATTTAGTAGTGAATCTCAGTTGCAACAATACGATCAAACTTTCAAAAAACTGGAATTCTGAAATAAATTTTAGTTATCAGTCGCCTGAAGTTTATGGTTTTATGAAAGTATATTCAATGTGGGGATTGTCTGTTGGCATCCAAAAGCAGTTTCTTAATAAAAAACTCAATGCTAAATTATCTGTTAGTGATCTGTTTTGGACTAATTTACCGGAAGCCGATATTAATTACAGAGATTATTATGAGCACTTTGATGTTAAAAGAGAAACGCGTGTGGCTTCCCTTTCTTTATCCTATCGTTTTGGTAGTTTAAAACTCGGAAACGCACCCCGCAAAGCTGGCGGTGTAGAAGAAGAAAAAAGAAGGGCAAGTAATGGACAAGGATAA
- a CDS encoding citrate (Si)-synthase: protein MDRLKTLFKSQLISSVEEIKTLVKSHGTRIIDNVQIEQVYGGMRGIQSMIWETSSLDSTEGIRFRGYSIPELRELLPKINGATEPLPEGLFWLMLTGILPTEDDVKWLSQEWQRRAILSETVKDLLDHLDVQKTHPMTQFSIAIMAMQSESVFAQEYENGMTKASYWEIMYEDCMNLIAKLPLVAAFIYRKSFYNNQHIEADPGLDWSANFAHMLGKDEPAFKDLMRLYMTIHADHEGGNASAHTVHLVGSTLSDAYLSLAAGMNALAGPLHGLANQEVMDWIYDMIRDLGTPTPTKEQIAEYVKTTLSHGVVVPGYGHAVLRKPDPRFLAQKDFAERHCADDPMVQIVWHVFEEVPPILESLGKVKNPWPNVDAHSGALLEHYGVKEHNFYTVMFGVSRALGVLAQLCWDRALNLPLERPKSMTTEEIKGFLSNSNN, encoded by the coding sequence TTTCTTCAGTAGAAGAAATTAAAACCCTTGTAAAGTCACACGGTACAAGAATTATCGACAATGTACAAATAGAGCAGGTTTACGGGGGTATGCGTGGTATCCAAAGTATGATTTGGGAGACCTCTTCTTTGGATTCTACTGAAGGCATTCGGTTTCGGGGTTATTCAATACCTGAACTTCGCGAACTGCTTCCTAAAATAAATGGAGCAACGGAACCCCTTCCGGAGGGCCTTTTCTGGTTAATGTTGACTGGAATTTTGCCCACTGAAGATGATGTCAAGTGGCTAAGCCAGGAATGGCAGCGACGGGCCATACTTAGTGAAACGGTAAAAGATCTTTTAGACCATCTGGATGTCCAAAAAACACATCCAATGACCCAGTTTAGCATTGCAATTATGGCTATGCAATCCGAAAGTGTATTTGCCCAAGAGTATGAAAATGGGATGACCAAGGCCAGTTATTGGGAAATTATGTATGAAGATTGTATGAATCTCATCGCTAAATTGCCCCTGGTAGCAGCCTTTATTTATCGCAAGTCTTTTTACAACAATCAACACATTGAAGCAGATCCTGGGTTAGATTGGAGTGCCAATTTTGCCCATATGTTAGGTAAAGATGAACCAGCATTTAAAGATTTGATGCGTTTGTATATGACCATCCATGCAGACCATGAAGGGGGAAATGCCTCCGCCCATACGGTGCATCTGGTTGGTTCTACACTCAGTGATGCCTATTTGTCATTAGCTGCAGGGATGAATGCACTTGCCGGACCCTTACATGGATTGGCAAACCAGGAAGTGATGGACTGGATTTATGATATGATCCGGGATCTTGGTACACCCACACCAACTAAAGAACAAATCGCAGAATATGTGAAAACAACGCTTTCTCATGGCGTTGTTGTACCTGGGTATGGACATGCGGTATTGCGAAAACCGGATCCTCGGTTTTTGGCTCAGAAGGATTTTGCAGAAAGGCATTGTGCAGATGATCCAATGGTCCAAATCGTTTGGCACGTATTTGAAGAAGTTCCACCGATTTTGGAAAGTTTAGGTAAAGTAAAAAACCCCTGGCCCAATGTAGACGCACATTCTGGAGCCTTGCTGGAGCATTATGGAGTGAAAGAACATAATTTTTATACAGTCATGTTTGGAGTTTCAAGAGCTTTAGGTGTATTGGCCCAATTGTGTTGGGATCGCGCATTAAATCTACCCTTAGAGCGACCAAAATCAATGACCACTGAAGAAATTAAAGGCTTTTTATCAAATTCAAATAATTAA